The Perca fluviatilis chromosome 2, GENO_Pfluv_1.0, whole genome shotgun sequence genome includes a region encoding these proteins:
- the LOC120551620 gene encoding succinate receptor 1-like produces the protein MSYKRHQNHQSTVFTVSSVQILSWLHLLMAALYTQATSNYSMNSVSIITHVCFIFSPFPLTSLLCPSLFLYSSFSILSSFVLFCPPLPSSLQVPPCTKIPDMLLRYFLSPSYGIEFCIGFPGNFVVVLGYIFCLQQWQSCNIYLFSLAVSDLIFLCTLPRLAYLYANDQSETSPYACIINRYVLHVNLYSSILFMVLLSMDRFLLIRYPTRNHYLLRPQSALTVTGLSWLAVNVEVAPMISLMIDDLQGGNWSRCRDFASLEGNINTLGYSLGLTLIGYLLPVLGLCGFSYQIAHLLRVQERAVQNRTTSYKRPLRVVVMAAVLFVVLYTPFHVLRNVRIASNEAWAGLCTKMYIQGLYILTRPWAYLHSVIGPVFYFLMGDKFRELLFAKIRKLGRMKEQQRGQTENSLHISL, from the exons ATGTCATATAAGAGGCACCAGAACCACCAGAGCACAGTGTTTACTGTTTCCAGTGTACAGATACTGTCGTGGCTGCACCTGCTCATGGCCGCACTCTATACCCAGGCTACCAGCAACTACAGCATG AACTCTGTTTCTATTATTACTCacgtttgtttcattttctctcCTTTCCCTCTTACTTCCCTTCTGTGCCCCTCTCTATTCCTCTATTCTTCATTCTCTATTTTGTCCTCTTTTGTTCTGTTCTGTCCTCCACTCCCGTCTTCTCTCCAGGTGCCACCTTGTACAAAGATCCCTGACATGCTCTTGCGGTACTTCCTGTCACCGTCTTATGGCATCGAGTTCTGCATTGGTTTTCCTGGCAACTTTGTGGTTGTACTTGGTTACATATTTTGTTTGCAGCAGTGGCAGAGCTGCAACATTTACCTCTTCAGCCTGGCAGTCTCCGACCTAATTTTCCTCTGCACACTGCCACGTCTCGCATACCTCTATGCGAACGACCAATCAGAAACCAGTCCCTATGCTTGCATTATCAACCGCTATGTTTTGCATGTAAATCTTTACTCTTCCATCCTGTTTATGGTTTTGCTAAGCATGGACCGCTTCCTGCTCATAAGATATCCAACACGGAACCACTACCTGCTGAGACCACAATCAGCCTTGACCGTAACAGGGCTGAGCTGGCTAGCTGTCAATGTGGAAGTTGCTCCAATGATATCACTAATGATTGATGACCTCCAGGGTGGAAACTGGAGTCGCTGCAGGGATTTTGCCAGCTTGGAAGGAAACATCAATACATTGGGCTACAGCCTGGGACTAACCCTGATTGGTTACCTTCTCCCTGTGCTTGGACTTTGTGGTTTCTCCTACCAAATTGCACATCTGCTCCGTGTCCAGGAAAGGGCTGTCCAGAACAGGACAACATCATACAAGCGGCCTTTGAGGGTTGTTGTAATGGCTGCAGTACTTTTTGTGGTTCTCTACACTCCATTCCATGTGCTGCGAAATGTCAGAATAGCATCTAATGAGGCCTGGGCAGGGCTTTGTACAAAGATGTACATACAGGGCCTGTACATTCTGACCCGACCGTGGGCCTATTTGCACAGTGTCATCGGCCCTGTCTTCTACTTCCTCATGGGTGACAAGTTCAGAGAGCTCCTATTTGCCAAGATCAGAAAGCTGGGCAGAATGAAAGAGCAGCAAAGAGGGCAGACTGAAAACAGTTTACACATATCCTTATGA